The following proteins are encoded in a genomic region of Montipora foliosa isolate CH-2021 chromosome 8, ASM3666993v2, whole genome shotgun sequence:
- the LOC137968539 gene encoding craniofacial development protein 2-like, protein MRPSTRRDDWAIGQTGLTLALVGSQSRRRKTLTPNPRVPGVLDSWTRDGPGSRCKTGFSSCAPAWVTAPVPPGKVFLSQWLGEGYSDVKPTAWKSPQPSQPAEPLRKDPRPKEWDQLARSDFHYKTTQRRREKEKKSPTATKKGRTDRQQQLSAALWATKQLFLESALLAPQGDRPRKGGPNKACLTPARLAGRGQQGISSSGRNNRRRKEIRSLKLACWSVRTMQDSDSADCPQRRSAIVARELARLNIDIAAVSEVRFAEQGSLTEQGGGYTLYWSGKAKDDRRLSGVGFMIRNSIISRLDSLPVGHSYRLMSLRLPLLEDQYATIISVYAPTLQADPTTKESFYSELRSLLQKTKDTDKVFIMGDFNARVGRDHTIWPGVLGRHGIGNCNDNRRLLLELCAEHSLTITNTLFQQKARFKTTWKHPRSKHWHLLDYILVRQKDVKDVLHTRVMPSADCYTDHRLVRATARVIMRPAVKRKTPQIKTLQVDQLPLLKEKFQSELESKLAPTEAIDTDPEKMWQDLKSTLQETTAEVVGFTTRKNKDWFDESDEEIQQLISDKRSCHQRVLSNPGYQVAKESYRQACCTLQKKLHEIQNDWWLALAQRTQRYADTGNSRAFYEALRAVYGPTHQIQAPLRSADGLTLLTDKKDILNRWAEHYGTLFSDTRSVEDASLDSIQQLPVKHELDEPPSFDEVQTASRKTNSHKAPGIDGLPAEVYKYGGDQLLEKLTSLFTLCWSKGEVPLGTRSYQISSKQ, encoded by the exons ATGCGACCGAGTACCCGGCGGGATGACTGGGCGATTGGGCAGACTGGGCTCACATTAGCCTTGGTTGGCAGCCAGTCTAGGAGAAGGAAAACTCTGACTCCAAACCCTCGAGTGCCTGGCGTGCTGGACTCCTGGACGCGAGATGGCCCTGGGTCAAGATGCAAGACAGGATTCAGCAGCTGTGCCCCAGCCTGGGTTACTGCTCCCGTGCCTCCGGGGAAGGTTTTTTTGAGCCAGTGGCTAGGAGAAGGATACTCTGACGTAAAACCTACAGCCTGGAAGTCGCCGCAGCCGTCTCAGCCTGCTGAGCCACTGAGGAAGGACCCCAGGCCTAAAGAGTGGGATCAGCTTGCACGTTCTGACTTTCACTATAAAACTACGCAGCGCAGGCgggaaaaggagaaaaaaagccCTACAGCGACGAAGAAGGGGCGAACCGACAG ACAACAGCAGCTTTCGGCAGCACTCTGGGCGACCAAGCAGCTCTTTTTAGAGTCAGCACTGCTTGCTCCACAAGGAGACAGGCCTAGAAAAGGTGGTCCAAACAAAGCTTGTCTCACCCCCGCCCGGTTGGCTGGCCGCGGTCAACAGGGCATCTCATCAAGCGGTAGAAACAACAGAAGAAGGAAGGAGATACGAAGTCTCAAGCTAGCATGTTGGAGTGTGCGCACCATGCAGGATTCAGACTCTGCTGACTGCCCTCAGAGGCGCTCAGCGATAGTTGCCAGGGAACTGGCCCGACTGAACATTGACATTGCTGCAGTCAGCGAGGTACGTTTCGCTGAGCAAGGGTCCCTGACGGAACAAGGTGGCGGCTACACACTCTACTGGTCCGGTAAAGCAAAAGATGATCGCAGGCTTTCGGGCGTGGGATTCATGATCAGAAACTCTATCATCAGCAGGCTTGACAGTTTACCAGTTGGACACTCTTACCGACTCATGTCCCTCCGTCTACCTCTACTAGAAGACCAGTACGCGACCATCATCAGCGTCTACGCGCCAACACTACAGGCAGACCCCACTACAAAGGAATCCTTCTACAGTGAGCTGAGGTCCCTCCTGCAGAAAACTAAAGACACTGACAAGGTCTTCATCATGGGAGACTTCAATGCACGGGTAGGCAGAGACCACACCATTTGGCCAGGAGTGCTTGGGCGGCATGGAATCGGCAACTGCAACGACAACAGGCGGTTGCTCCTCGAACTGTGCGCAGAACACTCCCTGACCATCACCAACACCCTCTTCCAGCAGAAAGCAAGGTTCAAGACCACATGGAAACATCCGCGCTCAAAACATTGGCACCTGCTGGACTATATTCTAGTGCGCCAGAAAGACGTGAAGGATGTGCTGCATACTAGAGTCATGCCAAGTGCTGACTGCTACACAGATCACAGGCTTGTCCGTGCAACTGCTAGAGTGATCATGAGACCTGCGGTGAAGAGGAAAACCCCGCAAATCAAGACCCTCCAAGTGGACCAACTCCCTTTACTGAAGGAAAAGTTTCAAAGCGAACTTGAGAGCAAGCTTGCCCCTACTGAAGCCATTGACACTGACCCAGAGAAGATGTGGCAAGATCTGAAGAGCACACTGCAAGAAACAACAGCAGAAGTAGTTGGGTTTACAACACGGAAGAATAAAGACTGGTTTGACGAAAGTGACGAGGAGATACAACAGCTCATCTCGGATAAGCGCTCCTGCCACCAGAGAGTACTGTCAAACCCAGGATACCAGGTGGCGAAAGAGAGCTACAGGCAAGCCTGCTGCACCCTCCAGAAGAAGCTCCACGAGATCCAGAACGACTGGTGGCTGGCACTGGCACAGAGAACCCAGCGCTATGCAGACACTGGAAACAGCAGAGCCTTCTACGAGGCACTTCGCGCAGTCTATGGCCCCACACACCAGATACAAGCTCCGCTCCGCTCAGCAGATGGATTAACCCTACTCACTGACAAAAAAGACATCTTGAACCGCTGGGCCGAGCACTATGGAACTCTGTTCAGCGACACCCGTTCAGTAGAAGACGCCTCACTCGACAGCATCCAGCAACTGCCAGTGAAACATGAACTGGACGAGCCACCCTCATTTGACGAAGTCCAGACAGCCAGCAGGAAAACGAACTCGCACAAGGCTCCTGGTATTGACGGCCTCCCGGCAGAAGTGTACAAGTACGGCGGTGACCAGCTCCTGGAGAAGCTCACAAGCCTGTTCACTCTTTGCTGGTCGAAAGGAGAAGTACCCCTGGGGACACGTTCTTACCAGATCAGTTCCAAACAGTAG
- the LOC137967258 gene encoding uncharacterized protein — protein sequence MFNCFVHFYLFVSVSCFVCHIMPESIVNLTKENNDLKSKVSALSEEISRLKDLIQQQNSSAAPSTQEVSHSLEFLSKEYDDLIRFKTTASKELQRLSSQLTEVKIRVDAIANAIDEFQEYSFQYNVKIVGVPEVCSNEAASTTSKLCVKLFKEMGENISIEDIDTAHRVPQRNNAGNPKPIVCRFVRRLVKESLMSHRKEISNVTPVAVGLPEGSSLSSVRIYDHLSPRRQAVLFQAKKVKEEFHYQYCWSKGSDICLRKDSTSRITKLKSMADLDELKRKLATEG from the coding sequence ATGTTTAATTGTTTCGTCCACTTTTATCTATTTGTTTCGGTCTCTTGTTTCGTGTGTCACATTATGCCTGAGTCTATTGTCAACCTAACGAAAGAAAATAACGATCTTAAATCTAAAGTTTCTGCATTATCGGAGGAGATTTCAAGACTAAAAGATTTAattcaacaacaaaacagtAGTGCCGCACCTTCTACTCAAGAAGTATCTCACAGTCTTGAGTTCCTTAGCAAGGAATATGATGACCTTATTCGCTTCAAAACCACTGCCAGCAAAGAGTTGCAACGACTCAGTTCACAACTCACTGAGGTCAAGATCAGGGTGGACGCCATTGCTAACGCCATTGATGAATTCCAAGAATATAGCTTCCAATATAATGTTAAAATAGTCGGTGTACCTGAGGTGTGTTCGAACGAAGCGGCTTCAACAACAAGTAAGCTTTGTGTAAAATTGTTTAAAGAAATGGGAGAGAATATTTCAATCGAAGATATTGACACTGCCCATCGTGTCCCGCAAAGAAACAACGCCGGAAATCCAAAGCCTATAGTCTGCAGATTCGTGAGACGGCTGGTAAAGGAATCTCTAATGTCTCATCGGAAAGAAATTAGCAATGTAACCCCAGTTGCGGTTGGTTTACCAGAAGGGTCTTCATTGTCTTCGGTTAGAATTTACGATCATCTTTCACCAAGAAGGCAAGCAGTCCTATTCCAGGCTAAAAAGGTTAAAGAAGAATTCCACTATCAATATTGCTGGTCAAAGGGTTCCGATATTTGTTTGCGAAAAGACTCCACATCGCGCATAACCAAGCTCAAGAGCATGGCGGACCTTGACGAACTTAAACGTAAACTGGCTACTGAAGGTTAG